From a single Lolium rigidum isolate FL_2022 chromosome 7, APGP_CSIRO_Lrig_0.1, whole genome shotgun sequence genomic region:
- the LOC124669157 gene encoding uncharacterized protein LOC124669157, with protein sequence MGRKVSTTLLIVLGVALAIAGPAAGDMQAAYSIDAAVQQLMSPPPSLSMLEDSVAPEFTVDMEVHRRVLAGIGTGALNKNKAACNGPCPARGGSYTNRGCNSKYQCRGG encoded by the coding sequence ATGGGCAGAAAGGTGAGCACCACACTTCTGATCGTCCTCGGCGTCGCGCTTGCGATCGCCGGCCCCGCCGCCGGCGACATGCAGGCGGCCTACAGCATCGACGCGGCGGTGCAGCAGCTGATGTCGCCGCCTCCGTCATTGTCCATGCTGGAGGACAGCGTTGCCCCGGAGTTCACTGTTGATATGGAGGTGCACCGCCGGGTCCTGGCCGGCATCGGCACGGGAGCCCTGAACAAGAACAAGGCGGCCTGCAACGGGCCGTGCCCGGCGCGCGGAGGTTCCTACACCAATCGGGGATGCAACAGCAAGTACCAGTGCCGTGGTGGCTGA